From Anaerolineales bacterium, a single genomic window includes:
- a CDS encoding deoxynucleoside kinase, which yields MKKFVAVAGNIGVGKSTLVTMLCNRLGWQPFFEPVGENPYLADFYHDMHQWSFHSQIFFLTRRLRSHRQLLDHPTSAIQDRCVYEDAEVFAQNLYIQGLMDERDYLSYNELYRVLSEFLPPPDLVVYLRASVDTLMQRISHRGRDYERTITHEYLGQLSSLYENWIANFSLCPVLTVPADALDYVAHPGHLDLVAQKVEEKLTGKEVVIFSADEVANSA from the coding sequence ATGAAAAAATTCGTGGCAGTTGCAGGGAACATCGGAGTTGGCAAGTCCACCCTGGTCACCATGTTGTGCAATCGCCTGGGGTGGCAGCCATTCTTTGAACCTGTGGGCGAGAATCCTTACCTGGCGGATTTCTACCACGATATGCATCAGTGGTCCTTTCATTCACAAATTTTCTTCCTCACCCGGCGTTTACGCTCCCACCGCCAGCTACTCGATCACCCCACCTCAGCCATCCAGGATCGCTGTGTGTATGAGGATGCAGAGGTTTTTGCCCAGAACTTATACATCCAGGGCTTGATGGATGAACGCGATTACCTGAGCTACAATGAGTTATACCGCGTGCTGAGCGAGTTCCTGCCTCCACCCGACCTGGTGGTTTACCTGCGCGCCTCTGTCGACACCCTCATGCAACGCATCTCCCACCGTGGCCGCGATTACGAGCGTACTATCACCCATGAATACCTTGGCCAGCTCAGCAGCCTTTATGAGAACTGGATTGCCAACTTCAGCCTCTGCCCGGTCCTCACTGTCCCAGCGGATGCTCTGGATTACGTCGCCCATCCAGGTCACCTGGACCTGGTGGCTCAGAAGGTCGAGGAGAAGCTCACCGGCAAGGAAGTCGTGATTTTCTCCGCCGACGAGGTGGCAAATTCAGCGTAG
- a CDS encoding M3 family oligoendopeptidase — translation MFKTLPKDHRIFMEWNWKKLEPYADDLSKRQLTQANVDEWVMDWSDINRVVSEIFARLWVATTRDTSNPEFKMRFNTFLDETLTPSLVANQAYKEMLLKSGLKPKGFKIPLLNMQVEAEIYRDENLPLLTEEKKLVNEYDEIIGAQTVEWEGQEVTTTQLMPVYLSPDRSRREKAWRLSMERRQADRQRLNDLWVTMLDLRGKIARNAGFDDYRAYRWKDLHRFDYTPDDCTTFHNAIEAVAVPASQRIYEKRRGRLGLSSLRPWDLDVDPFNREALKPYETIEELVDRVSVIFHRVDDELGKYFDIMRTNELLDLENRKGKAPGAYCSDYDMVMLPFIFENAVGLHGDVATLIHEGGHAFHVFEEAHLPYYHQLSVGMEFAEVASTSMELLASPYLLASEGGFYTEKDAARARIEHLEEMVTFLPYMAVVDAFQHWAYTHEQAAANPDNCDQEWARLWGRFMIGIDWRGLDEIMVTGWLRKQHIFEVPFYYIEYGLASMGALQVWRNALTDQKQAVAAYRRALRLGGTVPIPELYLTAGAHFAFDAETLGEVIGLAEAKIEEFERV, via the coding sequence ATGTTCAAAACACTCCCCAAGGACCACAGGATATTCATGGAATGGAACTGGAAGAAGCTAGAGCCTTATGCAGATGACTTAAGCAAAAGGCAACTAACCCAGGCAAACGTTGATGAATGGGTAATGGATTGGTCGGATATAAACCGGGTGGTATCGGAGATATTCGCTCGCTTATGGGTAGCTACCACGCGTGATACCTCCAACCCTGAGTTTAAAATGCGTTTTAACACATTCCTGGATGAAACCCTGACACCCAGCCTGGTGGCCAACCAGGCTTATAAGGAAATGTTGTTGAAGAGTGGATTGAAACCCAAGGGATTTAAGATTCCGCTATTGAACATGCAGGTTGAAGCTGAGATCTACCGCGATGAAAATTTGCCGCTGCTTACAGAAGAAAAGAAGCTGGTAAATGAGTATGATGAGATTATCGGGGCACAGACCGTCGAGTGGGAAGGACAGGAGGTGACCACCACCCAATTGATGCCGGTCTACCTCAGCCCTGACAGATCCAGGCGCGAAAAAGCCTGGCGGTTGAGCATGGAACGCAGGCAAGCAGATCGCCAACGGCTGAATGACTTGTGGGTGACTATGCTAGACCTGCGGGGGAAGATCGCCCGCAATGCAGGGTTTGATGATTACCGTGCCTACCGGTGGAAAGACCTGCACCGGTTCGATTACACACCCGATGACTGCACCACATTCCATAACGCGATCGAGGCGGTAGCCGTGCCTGCTTCACAACGGATCTATGAAAAACGCCGAGGGAGGCTGGGACTCAGCTCGCTCAGACCCTGGGACCTGGACGTCGATCCATTTAACCGAGAGGCTTTGAAGCCGTACGAGACGATTGAAGAGCTGGTGGACAGGGTATCAGTGATTTTCCACCGGGTGGATGATGAGCTGGGCAAATATTTTGATATCATGCGGACGAATGAATTACTCGACCTGGAAAATCGAAAAGGGAAGGCGCCAGGGGCTTATTGCAGCGATTACGACATGGTCATGTTGCCGTTTATCTTTGAAAACGCAGTGGGGTTACATGGAGATGTGGCCACACTGATCCACGAAGGTGGGCACGCCTTCCACGTGTTCGAAGAAGCACACCTGCCATACTACCACCAGCTGTCTGTAGGCATGGAGTTTGCTGAGGTAGCTTCGACATCCATGGAATTGCTGGCATCGCCATACCTGCTGGCGAGCGAGGGTGGCTTTTACACCGAGAAGGATGCAGCACGGGCGCGAATTGAGCACCTTGAAGAAATGGTGACCTTTTTACCCTACATGGCAGTGGTGGATGCCTTCCAACACTGGGCATACACCCATGAGCAGGCGGCTGCTAACCCGGACAATTGTGACCAGGAATGGGCTCGCTTGTGGGGGCGGTTCATGATTGGGATCGACTGGCGCGGGCTGGATGAGATCATGGTTACCGGCTGGCTACGTAAACAGCATATTTTTGAGGTGCCATTTTATTATATTGAGTATGGTCTGGCATCGATGGGGGCATTACAGGTATGGCGTAATGCCCTGACTGACCAGAAACAGGCGGTGGCAGCCTACCGGCGGGCATTGAGATTGGGCGGGACGGTGCCAATCCCTGAGCTGTATTTGACGGCAGGTGCCCACTTCGCCTTCGATGCGGAAACACTGGGCGAGGTGATTGGCTTGGCTGAAGCAAAGATAGAAGAGTTTGAGCGGGTGTAG
- the dnaN gene encoding DNA polymerase III subunit beta, with amino-acid sequence MRVTVLQENLAHGLSIVSRAVSPRSTLPVLANVLVATDEGRLRLSATNLELGITAWIGAKITEEGSTTVPARTFTDLVSTLPSEQVEMSLNVRNQKLNVRCGSSNTDINCIDAQEFPPMPVPELADGIEINVIQLKEMIQQVVFAASTDEARPVLTGVLMTVNGNLLTLQAADGFRLSIRKAEISSSLPRPVKAIIPARALAELARIASDGENSVTMVLPQGRGQVIFHMKDVELVSQLIEGSYPDLEQVIPRSHQTRTVINTPAILKACKQAEIFAREGSHIARIQITPGDDNQPGTVEISGQSEETGFNQTVIDANIEGNSLLIAFNVRFLREVLDVIKTPNVILETNIETTPGVFRPGGEDNFLHVIMPMHLGG; translated from the coding sequence ATGAGAGTCACCGTCTTGCAAGAGAACCTGGCGCACGGGCTGAGCATTGTTTCACGCGCCGTATCACCCCGCAGCACCTTGCCTGTGCTGGCCAACGTCCTGGTCGCCACCGATGAAGGTCGTCTGCGTCTTTCCGCCACCAACCTGGAGCTGGGCATCACCGCCTGGATTGGTGCCAAGATCACCGAAGAAGGCTCCACCACCGTCCCTGCGCGCACCTTCACCGACCTGGTGAGCACTCTGCCCTCTGAACAGGTGGAGATGTCGCTCAATGTACGCAACCAGAAGCTGAACGTCCGTTGTGGTTCATCCAACACGGATATTAATTGCATCGACGCCCAGGAATTTCCTCCGATGCCGGTGCCCGAGCTGGCTGATGGCATCGAGATCAATGTCATCCAGCTGAAAGAGATGATCCAGCAGGTCGTTTTCGCCGCCTCAACCGATGAAGCCCGACCGGTTCTTACCGGTGTTTTGATGACCGTGAATGGTAACCTCCTCACCCTGCAAGCCGCGGATGGATTCCGCCTCTCCATCCGCAAGGCTGAGATCTCCTCCTCGTTGCCCCGCCCTGTCAAAGCCATCATACCGGCGCGCGCCCTGGCAGAATTAGCCCGCATCGCCTCTGACGGCGAGAACTCTGTCACCATGGTGCTGCCCCAAGGCCGCGGGCAAGTCATCTTCCATATGAAAGACGTCGAGCTGGTATCCCAGCTCATCGAAGGTTCCTACCCCGACCTGGAACAGGTAATCCCCCGCTCGCACCAGACCCGCACTGTCATCAACACCCCCGCCATCCTCAAGGCCTGCAAGCAAGCCGAGATCTTCGCTCGCGAAGGTTCGCACATCGCCCGCATCCAGATCACCCCCGGTGACGATAACCAGCCCGGCACTGTCGAAATATCCGGCCAATCGGAAGAAACTGGCTTCAACCAGACCGTCATCGATGCTAACATTGAAGGCAATTCGTTGCTGATTGCCTTCAACGTGCGCTTCCTGCGTGAGGTGCTGGACGTGATCAAGACTCCCAACGTGATCCTCGAGACAAACATTGAAACCACTCCCGGCGTGTTTCGCCCGGGAGGTGAGGATAACTTCTTGCATGTGATCATGCCCATGCACCTGGGCGGCTAA
- a CDS encoding DNA gyrase subunit A produces MEIGNIEQVDIDQQMRAAYLDYAMSVIVARALPDARDGLKPVHRRILFAMHDMGIGAGSAYKKSARIVGEVLGKYHPHGDAAVYESMARMAQDFSMRYLLVDGQGNFGSVDGDAPAAMRYTEARLSRMAEEMLADIEMDTVDFTDNFDGSLKEPSVLPARLPNLLLNGSSGIAVGMATNIPPHNLSELTAAIFYLIDNYERLEEIPNEELLRMVPGPDFPTGGEIVGNEGIRQAYSTGRGRLVLRGLAHFEDMVAGRQRIVITEIPYLLNKSSLLERIAELAREGKLNDISDLRDESDRRGMSIIIELKRGAQPMKVLNQLYKYTPLQSTFGVQMLALVDGEPRLLSLKRMLQVYIDHRQEVIVRRSRFELDKARTRAHILEGLLIALANLDEVIRTIRESADADQARERLISRFKLSELQAQAILDLQLRRLAALERQKIEDEHKQILERIAYLEDLLANPRKVLELIKSDLGELTKKYSDPRRTRIAHEAREEFNEEDLVVDEAVLISITQRGYVKRVAAKTFKPQSRGGRGVTGHTTKQEDEVMFLFPARTLDTILFFSDKGKVYSEKAYRIPDADRTARGIPIVNILALSAGETITAAVAAPDFVAAEYCTMATRNGKVKRVELAEFSSVRPSGLIAIGLEERDELAWAKLTDGEDEIILVTEQGQALRFSEASVRAMGRAAGGVNGISLAKGDHVASMELVEEGGELLVITTGGYGKRTSLNDYPPKGRATGGVRSIDPKSLKEVGIISAARVVQAVDELTIISAGGVVLRTRVKDIKRGGRVAKCDLLISLEKEDSVASLARISTADLLRAGVKEGE; encoded by the coding sequence ATGGAAATCGGAAACATTGAACAAGTGGATATCGACCAGCAGATGCGGGCGGCTTACCTGGATTATGCCATGAGCGTGATCGTGGCTCGCGCTTTGCCGGATGCACGTGACGGGCTCAAACCGGTTCACCGGCGGATATTATTCGCCATGCATGATATGGGGATCGGGGCAGGCTCGGCTTATAAAAAATCAGCCCGCATCGTGGGCGAGGTACTGGGGAAGTACCATCCGCATGGTGATGCCGCGGTATATGAATCAATGGCACGCATGGCGCAGGACTTTTCGATGCGTTACCTGCTCGTCGATGGGCAGGGTAACTTTGGTAGTGTGGATGGGGATGCACCCGCGGCAATGCGTTATACCGAAGCACGCCTGTCGCGTATGGCCGAAGAAATGCTGGCGGATATCGAGATGGACACGGTGGATTTCACCGATAACTTCGATGGATCGCTCAAAGAACCCAGTGTGTTACCCGCCAGGCTGCCCAACTTGCTTTTGAATGGCTCGTCAGGGATTGCAGTGGGCATGGCGACCAACATCCCTCCGCACAACCTGAGTGAGCTGACTGCAGCGATTTTCTACCTGATCGACAATTATGAGCGACTGGAAGAGATCCCCAACGAAGAGCTGCTCAGGATGGTTCCGGGGCCGGATTTCCCAACCGGTGGGGAGATTGTGGGCAACGAAGGCATCCGGCAGGCATACAGCACCGGGCGGGGGAGACTGGTGTTGCGCGGCCTGGCGCATTTCGAAGATATGGTTGCTGGAAGGCAACGCATCGTAATCACAGAAATCCCCTATCTGCTGAATAAATCCAGCTTGCTCGAGCGCATCGCCGAGCTGGCGAGAGAGGGGAAATTAAACGACATATCCGACCTGCGGGATGAGTCTGACCGGCGGGGGATGAGCATCATCATCGAGCTGAAACGCGGGGCTCAGCCGATGAAGGTCTTGAATCAGCTTTACAAATACACCCCGCTCCAATCCACCTTTGGAGTGCAGATGCTGGCACTGGTAGATGGAGAACCACGCCTGCTCTCACTCAAGCGGATGTTACAGGTATATATCGATCACCGCCAGGAAGTGATCGTACGCAGGTCGCGCTTTGAGCTAGACAAGGCGCGCACCAGGGCTCACATCCTGGAAGGGTTATTGATTGCCCTGGCGAACCTGGATGAGGTGATCCGGACGATTCGCGAAAGCGCGGATGCCGACCAAGCCAGGGAACGGCTCATAAGCCGCTTTAAATTGAGTGAGCTTCAAGCCCAGGCTATCCTTGACCTGCAGCTGAGGCGACTGGCAGCCCTGGAGAGGCAGAAAATTGAGGATGAGCACAAGCAGATCCTGGAACGCATCGCGTATCTGGAAGACTTGCTGGCCAACCCCCGCAAGGTGCTTGAGCTGATCAAGAGCGACCTGGGAGAGTTGACGAAGAAGTACTCAGACCCCCGCCGTACACGCATCGCCCACGAAGCCAGGGAAGAATTCAACGAAGAGGACCTGGTGGTGGATGAGGCAGTGCTGATCAGCATCACCCAGCGCGGGTACGTGAAGAGAGTGGCGGCGAAGACCTTCAAACCACAAAGCCGGGGTGGGAGAGGCGTGACTGGGCACACCACGAAACAGGAAGACGAAGTGATGTTCCTGTTCCCGGCTCGCACACTGGATACCATCCTGTTTTTCTCAGATAAAGGCAAGGTGTACTCAGAAAAAGCTTACCGAATCCCGGATGCTGACCGCACCGCACGAGGTATCCCGATTGTCAATATCCTGGCGTTGAGTGCAGGTGAGACAATCACAGCGGCAGTGGCGGCGCCCGATTTTGTGGCTGCTGAATACTGCACGATGGCAACCCGCAATGGCAAAGTGAAGCGGGTGGAGCTGGCGGAGTTCAGCTCAGTCAGGCCATCGGGGTTGATCGCCATTGGACTCGAGGAAAGGGATGAGCTGGCATGGGCTAAGCTCACCGACGGGGAAGATGAAATTATCCTGGTGACGGAACAAGGGCAGGCATTACGCTTCTCAGAAGCCTCCGTACGCGCCATGGGGCGGGCAGCAGGAGGAGTGAACGGGATCAGCCTGGCCAAGGGCGACCATGTGGCAAGCATGGAATTGGTGGAAGAAGGGGGAGAGCTACTGGTGATCACCACCGGTGGTTACGGAAAACGTACTTCGCTAAACGATTATCCTCCAAAAGGTAGGGCCACGGGTGGCGTGCGGTCCATCGACCCGAAGAGCTTGAAGGAGGTGGGGATTATCTCAGCAGCACGGGTGGTTCAGGCGGTGGATGAGCTGACGATCATCTCGGCAGGAGGGGTGGTGTTGAGAACGCGGGTGAAAGATATCAAGCGTGGCGGCCGGGTGGCCAAGTGCGACCTGCTGATCTCATTGGAGAAAGAGGATTCAGTGGCATCCCTGGCCAGGATCTCCACAGCCGACTTACTACGAGCAGGGGTAAAAGAGGGCGAGTAG
- a CDS encoding biotin--[acetyl-CoA-carboxylase] ligase, whose product MDQASLESSLADLELPAVRYFQSIDSTNDEAWRWVEIGAPHAALVVADEQTAGRGRYQRRWITARNTGLAFSLILRSPAFQVHQVHLLTGLGGLAVCLALQDCYSIPAQVKWPNDVLLGGGKAAGILVEARWEGEKLNAAVVGIGINIAPESINPDTLSSAGLDVPATCVECFVDHPVDRLELLHAILGGFLSWLPRLAISAFINLWEANLAYRDQWVVILPPSPGHLTGRPVVHPPIYAGKLVGLTMDGSVKILTASGELVTAQVGELHLRPVGPPG is encoded by the coding sequence ATGGATCAAGCCTCCCTGGAATCGTCCCTGGCAGACCTGGAGCTGCCAGCTGTTCGATATTTTCAATCGATAGACTCAACCAATGATGAGGCCTGGCGATGGGTGGAGATTGGTGCTCCACATGCAGCCCTGGTGGTTGCTGATGAACAGACAGCCGGACGAGGTCGTTATCAGCGCCGCTGGATCACCGCCCGCAACACTGGCCTGGCGTTCAGCCTGATCCTTCGCTCACCTGCCTTCCAGGTGCATCAGGTTCATTTGCTCACTGGGTTGGGTGGTCTGGCAGTCTGCCTGGCATTGCAAGACTGTTATTCCATACCTGCACAGGTGAAATGGCCTAATGATGTCTTGCTTGGTGGGGGCAAGGCTGCGGGCATCCTGGTAGAAGCTCGCTGGGAAGGTGAGAAATTAAATGCCGCGGTCGTGGGGATTGGCATTAACATTGCACCTGAATCCATCAATCCGGATACCCTGTCCTCGGCAGGATTGGATGTCCCTGCCACTTGCGTTGAGTGCTTTGTGGATCATCCGGTGGATCGATTGGAATTATTGCATGCTATCCTTGGTGGATTCCTCAGCTGGCTGCCTCGCCTCGCCATCTCTGCCTTTATTAATCTGTGGGAGGCAAATCTGGCTTACCGTGACCAGTGGGTTGTAATTCTTCCGCCCTCTCCAGGCCACCTCACTGGTCGACCCGTGGTTCACCCGCCTATTTATGCTGGAAAACTGGTCGGCCTCACCATGGATGGCTCCGTAAAAATATTGACTGCATCGGGTGAGTTGGTGACCGCTCAGGTCGGTGAGCTTCACCTAAGACCTGTTGGTCCACCCGGATGA
- a CDS encoding DedA family protein, which translates to MNIIKQIIDLILHLDKYLGQIIQNYGVWTYALLFFVIFMETGFVVTPFLPGDSLIFAAGTFAGMGYLNFWILWIVLCAAAILGDTVNYWIGHYIGPRAFSGSVRFLKKEYLDRTHAFYEKHGGKTIIIARFIPIIRTFAPFVAGVGAMTYPKFISYNIIGGVAWVSLFLLGGYFFGGLPFVQNNFSFVIVAIILISLLPAVIEVINSRLQARKQTEPPASIS; encoded by the coding sequence ATGAATATCATTAAGCAAATCATAGACCTGATCCTGCACCTTGATAAGTACCTCGGGCAAATCATCCAGAACTATGGTGTCTGGACCTATGCCCTCCTGTTCTTCGTGATCTTCATGGAGACTGGTTTCGTAGTCACCCCATTCTTGCCTGGCGATTCGCTAATTTTCGCGGCGGGTACATTTGCCGGTATGGGATATCTTAACTTTTGGATCTTGTGGATCGTCCTGTGTGCAGCAGCCATTCTTGGCGATACCGTGAACTACTGGATCGGGCATTATATTGGCCCTCGTGCTTTTAGTGGGAGTGTCCGTTTCTTAAAGAAGGAATATCTCGACCGCACACATGCTTTCTATGAGAAACATGGCGGTAAGACCATCATCATCGCCCGTTTCATCCCCATCATCCGCACCTTTGCCCCCTTTGTAGCCGGTGTTGGCGCCATGACCTACCCCAAATTTATTTCCTACAACATTATCGGGGGTGTTGCCTGGGTGTCGCTGTTCTTACTTGGGGGGTATTTCTTTGGTGGGCTGCCTTTCGTCCAGAATAATTTCTCCTTTGTAATTGTAGCCATTATCTTAATATCCCTCCTGCCAGCGGTTATCGAGGTGATTAACAGCCGTCTTCAAGCTCGTAAACAAACCGAGCCACCTGCTAGCATTTCGTAA